In Rhodohalobacter sp. SW132, the genomic stretch GAAAAGGCGAGCTTCCTTAAAGAGAACATTCAGCCGATTTCAGAGTACGACAAACTGAACCTTGTTGATGACAGGCATGTTTTTGAGGATGGATTTTCCATGTTGCCCTTCGACGGACATACCATCGGCCAGCAGCTTCCGTTTATTTATGATGATGAACGTTCACTGGTCTATGCTGCCGATTTGATTCCCACATACGCCCACGTGCCCCTGCCCTGGGTGATGGGATATGATATGCATCCGCTGCAAACACTGACTGAGAAAGAACCTTTTTTGAATGAAGCCGCAGAAAATGGCTGGTACCTCTATCTCGAACATGACGCAAATCATGAAATAATCACGATACAAAAAGAAAACGGTAAATTTTCCGTTGATAAAACCTTACGTATTCGTGATCTGGTATAATTAAATTTCACCTGGTTGGTTACACATGTTCATCTACGATATTAACTTCACAAATTTCAGCGGATGAAACCGGATTACGATCAACATTCAGGCGACAAAGCCGCACAAATTAAAGAATTGCTGAGCAATGCCTGGAAAAAATCAGGCCGGGGAAGAATACTCTCCCTCGCGTTCATCTTTTTATCACTTCTCTTGCTGTTATTCGCAAGCATTACGGCGGCTGAATCAGCGTACTTTCTGCCCTCAGCCTGGAAAATTGGTGGTCTGCTCACCGGTTTAGCTCTCTCAATAGCCATTACCTATCTCTTTTCACGCCAGATCAGTGACAGCTCATTCGACGTTTTTGTTAAGCGCTACCTGAAAACAAGACCCAAAGATGGCGAAAATATTCAGAGTGCCATTGATCTGTATGAAGACCAAAACAGAGATCAATCCCTGTTTTACGAAGCTGCACTGGAATCAAATCTCGAAAAAGTAAAACCGGATGAACTGAACCGGGATCTGAAATCGTATCTTGGCAGACATCACACCATTAAATCTGCGACGCGCTCGTTTGGTGCTCTTCTCCTGGCACTTGTAGTTTTTTCGTTGACAATCTTCCAGAATCCGGACGGTTTTGAACGTACGATGACCTTCTGGCAAACCTTCGAACAGCCCAACCCCTATCAATACGCAATTTCCCCCGGAGATACTACGATCGAGCAGGGGCAATCGATTCAACCCACCATCGAGTTCAGCGGCGACCGTCTTCCCGAGACCGTGACGTTTCTCTATAAAACTGATGTTGAGGAAAATTACAGGGAACGGCCCATGCAGCTCTCTGAAGGCACCCGTTTTCAGCCGCGTGAATTTGAAATCTCCAGCTCCGTCAGTTACCATGTGGTGATGGATGGATTCAGATCTGAGTCGTATCGCCTCAGCGTGCAGGTGCAGCCCCGGTTTGATGATCTCATCGCACGTATCACTCCTCCCTCCTACACGAATCTGCCCGAAAGTGAGCACGAATACCCATTTTCTGCCTTGCGATTTTATCCCGGTTCAGAAATCCATTTTGAAGGTGAACTGAACAAAGAAGTAGATCAGATTGAGTTGCTATCATCCGGCGAACCGTTAGAGATGACTTTGACTGAAAGCGATTCACGTTTGACCTACTTCGCAACGATTACGCCTGAAACTACTGATACGCTTACATTTCAAATGACAGATCACGACGGGCTTTCTAACCGAAACCCTTTCAGAACAATTCTTCGGATGACAGAAGATGAGCCTCCGGTAGTGGTTATCCGGGAGCCGACAGGAGTTGTCATGGAAAATGAACCCCGGGACCTTGATATCCTCTACCAGGCCACCGATGATTTCGGAATCGAGCGGGCTGAGCTTCAATGGAGTATCTATCGCTCTTATGTGGATGAGCCTCAGCATGGAGCTCAACAGCTATCCACCCCGGAAAATGGCAGAAACACACGCATAAGCTGGGATTTGACCGAGCTGGAACTGCGGCCGCGCGATGAAGTGCGATTCAGAATTCGCGCACTCGACAACGATGCAGTATCGGGCGGAAAATGGGGTGAATCACAGGAAGTTGTGATCCGAAGGCCTTCAATGGCAGAGTTTTTTGAAGAGATTGATTCAAAAGAGAGAAGCGTTCAGGGTGAGCTCGATCAGGTATCCGACGAATTTGAACAGATGGAACAGGAGTATGAACGGTTCCTGGAACGGCTGCGTCAAAACCCTGAAGGTGGTTTCGAGGAACAGGAGATGCTTGAAAGCGTTTCGGAACAACAGCAGAGAATTGACGAAACCGTTGAACAGCTTAAAGAGCAGTATGAGGAGCTTCGCCGCGAAATGGAAGAGAGCAGCAGCATTTCGGATGAAACACGCGAATCGTACAGGGAGCTTCAGCAGCTGATGGAAGAGCTGGATGATCCGGATCTTCAAAATGCACTCCGCGAGCTTCGGGAAGCGATGGAGAATATGAACCCCAACCAGATTGAACAGGCGCTGGAAAATGTAAGTTTCAACGAGGAACTCTACAAAGAGCGTCTTGAACGTACCAAGGAGCTGTTTAAACAGCTTAAAATGAACAGCGATTTGGATAAACTGGCTCAGCAATACCAGGATTTGTCTGAACGGATGCGTGAACAGCCTGAAGCAACGCTTGAGCAGCTTAAATCGGAAATGGAAACTGCCCGCGACGATATGGATTCACTTTCAGATCAGCTGGAGCGGCTGGATGATAACCCTCCCAGACGTTCTGAAGAGAAGCTCAAAGAACTGAAAGAGCAGGCCCAGGAGCGACTTCAGGAGATTCAGGAGCAGATGGAACAGCTCGGCCAGGAGATGGATGGCAAAATGGAGGATGGCGAAACGAGCCCCGACTCCCAGATGCAGCAGCAGCAACAGCAGATCAGTGAACAACTCCAGCAGGAGGCTGATAATATGCGGGAAATGCGCCAGGAGATGGGCGGTCAGCAGTTACAGGTAAATATACTTGGCCTGCAGTGGGCTCTTTACACGCTGCTTGAACTTTCTGAAACGCAGGAGTTTCTCACAAAAGATTCGCAGGAGACCGCCAACCGAAGTGCCGGCTTTGTGAATTTAGCCCGCCAGCAGAATTATGTCAGGGGTCAGTTTTCTGCAGTTGCGGATACCATATTTCAAATCTCATCGGAGATACCGGGTGTTCCCAACCGGATCAACCGGAAAAAAGCTGAAGTTGAACGCACACTCCAGCGGGCTGTAGATGAGATGTCTGAACGCAACCAGCGAAGTGCTATGATCACATCGCGGGAATCTCTGGGCGGCATAAACGATCTCTCTTCCACGATTGCATCCCTGATTGAACAGCTTATGGATCAGGATGGAGATGGCGGCGGTGGCGGCGGGATGTCGATGCAGCAGATGATTGAACAGATGCAGCAAATGTCGGGCGACCAGGAGCAGCTAAATCAGCAGCTTCAGGAAATGGTGAATGATATGCAGGGGGATCGCCTTAGCCGTGAGCAATCAGAACGACTGGACGAGATGGCCCGTCAGCAAAATGAAATTCGGCGTCAGCTCCGAGAACTCCAGAGAAGCGGAGCTCTGCGTGAAGGCGACCAGGCACTGAGTGAACTCCAGCGGATGATTGACGAGATGGAAGACAGTATTAACGACATGCGCGGCGGCGTGACCGACCGGATGATGATTGAACGCCAGCAAAACATACTCTCCCGGATGCTGAGCGCCGAAGAGGCGATGGAGCGGCGCGGTGAGGAGGAAGAACGCGAAGGCCAGCTTGCCGAACCGTTCGATAGTGAACTACCGCCTGACCTCACTCTCGAGGAACTCCAGCAGGAGATCCGCTCAAGATTACAAGACCCTAACTACACCCGGTTCAGCGAAGAGCACCAGCGGCTGATTGAGCGCTATTTCGAGATGCTGCGCCGCATGGATGATGCCGCTATTCAATAAATTCCGGGGTTATGATGGGATAAAAAGAATTTCATCATACCCTCAAATACGCTGACAGCACGGTACCTCCTTTTTTCACTTTTCACTTTTCCCTTTTCATCACTTTTCTCCCTTTTCCCACAGGCACGATTCTCTTCATTTTTGTATGTTTGGGTCAACCCGACAACCATCGCTAAAACCACATCTTTTTTATGAAACGCACTCTCCAATCCCTTCTCACCCTACTGTTTTTTCTCGCCTGGCAACCCGCAATTTTTGCCCAGGAAGCCGTTCCGGAAAATTTCGGCCAATGGGTTGAAGATGGATTGGAAGAATGGGGAATTCCGGGAATCACAGTCGGTTTGGTGAAGGATGGAGAGGTGATTCTTACACAGGGTTACGGCATCAAAAAACTGAGCAGTGGTGAAGCGATTGATGAACACACCCAGTTTGGGATTGCATCCGTCAGCAAACATATGACCGCCACCGCGCTCGGAATTCTTGTGGATCGCGGCGAAATTGACTGGGATGACCGCGTGATCGACCATGTGCCCTGGTTTCAGCTCAGCGATGCGCACGCCACGGGCACCGTAACCATTCGTGATCTTCTCACCCACCAGGTGGGCGTAGGCCGGATGCTCGGAAACCGTCTTCAGTTCATGACCAAACGCGGAACAGAAGAGCTGCTTTACAGAATGCGCT encodes the following:
- a CDS encoding DUF4175 family protein, which encodes MKPDYDQHSGDKAAQIKELLSNAWKKSGRGRILSLAFIFLSLLLLLFASITAAESAYFLPSAWKIGGLLTGLALSIAITYLFSRQISDSSFDVFVKRYLKTRPKDGENIQSAIDLYEDQNRDQSLFYEAALESNLEKVKPDELNRDLKSYLGRHHTIKSATRSFGALLLALVVFSLTIFQNPDGFERTMTFWQTFEQPNPYQYAISPGDTTIEQGQSIQPTIEFSGDRLPETVTFLYKTDVEENYRERPMQLSEGTRFQPREFEISSSVSYHVVMDGFRSESYRLSVQVQPRFDDLIARITPPSYTNLPESEHEYPFSALRFYPGSEIHFEGELNKEVDQIELLSSGEPLEMTLTESDSRLTYFATITPETTDTLTFQMTDHDGLSNRNPFRTILRMTEDEPPVVVIREPTGVVMENEPRDLDILYQATDDFGIERAELQWSIYRSYVDEPQHGAQQLSTPENGRNTRISWDLTELELRPRDEVRFRIRALDNDAVSGGKWGESQEVVIRRPSMAEFFEEIDSKERSVQGELDQVSDEFEQMEQEYERFLERLRQNPEGGFEEQEMLESVSEQQQRIDETVEQLKEQYEELRREMEESSSISDETRESYRELQQLMEELDDPDLQNALRELREAMENMNPNQIEQALENVSFNEELYKERLERTKELFKQLKMNSDLDKLAQQYQDLSERMREQPEATLEQLKSEMETARDDMDSLSDQLERLDDNPPRRSEEKLKELKEQAQERLQEIQEQMEQLGQEMDGKMEDGETSPDSQMQQQQQQISEQLQQEADNMREMRQEMGGQQLQVNILGLQWALYTLLELSETQEFLTKDSQETANRSAGFVNLARQQNYVRGQFSAVADTIFQISSEIPGVPNRINRKKAEVERTLQRAVDEMSERNQRSAMITSRESLGGINDLSSTIASLIEQLMDQDGDGGGGGGMSMQQMIEQMQQMSGDQEQLNQQLQEMVNDMQGDRLSREQSERLDEMARQQNEIRRQLRELQRSGALREGDQALSELQRMIDEMEDSINDMRGGVTDRMMIERQQNILSRMLSAEEAMERRGEEEEREGQLAEPFDSELPPDLTLEELQQEIRSRLQDPNYTRFSEEHQRLIERYFEMLRRMDDAAIQ